TATCGCCTTTTTTCATTGTCTGTCTCCTTTTTTACGTGTTTTATGTTAACTAGTAATATGCCTTCCGCTACACTTCAGGCACAAGATTCGTTATAATGATTAATGATTTTGTGTTATAATAACTGCAAATACAATTTTAACATCTATGGGAGGTTTACTCAAATGAGAGTTTCTTTTGAAACTATGTATAAAGAATTTTTACGTGTATTGTTAAAGAAAGGATTTGCTCAAGAAAGGGCAGAACTTTGCGCTAAGCTCTTTGCAGAAACCAGTCGTGATGGGGTGTATTCTCACGGTTTAAATCGTTTTCCTAGATTCATTTCTCTGATTGATCAGGGTATTGTTAATGTAGCAGCGACTCCTGAGAAAATAGACACTGTTGGTTTCATTGAACGTTGGGATGGTAACTTAGGTCCTGGTAATTTAAATGCTTATTACTGTATGGAACGTGCCATTGCATTAGCTAAAGAAAATGGTATGGGGGTTGTCACTTTAAAGAACAATAATCACTGGATGCGTGGTGGCAGTTATGGTTGGCAAGCGGCTCATGCCAACTGTATCGGTATCTGTTGGACCAATACCCTTCCTAATATGCCGCCTTGGGGCTCCACAGAGGCGAAAATTGGTAATAATCCTATGATATTTGCTGTCCCTAGAGAAAATGGGGAACACATTGTATTGGATATGGCTATGTCACAATTTTCTTACGGTCAGTTAAGCAATTATGAATTAAAGAATCAATCTTTACCTGTTGATGGTGGGTTTGATACAGAGGGTCACTTAACCAAAGACCCTGTAGCCATTCAAGCCTCTAAGCGCCCTTTGCCTATTGGATACTGGAAAGGATCTGGGCTTTCTCTTATGTTAGACTTGGTTGCAATGACTTTATCTGGTGGTCGATCTACTCTAGAAATTGGTGACTTAGATGCAGAATACAGTGTCTCTCAACTATTTATGGCATTTGATTTATCTAAGATGCCTGAGCAAAGTGCTATGTATCAAAGCATTGAGCATACCATAAAAGACTTGCAAAATGCTAATCCATCAGAAGAAAATAATAGCGTTCGCTATCCTGGTGAAGGCACTTTGAAAAAACGAGCCGAAAATTTAGAAAAGGGAATTCCTGTGGAACCTTCTATATGGGAAGAAGTGCTGAATTTATAGTAAGAAAACAAACCACAAATTCATAAACTTTGTGGTTTGTTAATGTGTTGGTTATTCTCTTGAAATCGATAAATATAA
The genomic region above belongs to Natranaerovirga hydrolytica and contains:
- the yiaK gene encoding 3-dehydro-L-gulonate 2-dehydrogenase produces the protein MRVSFETMYKEFLRVLLKKGFAQERAELCAKLFAETSRDGVYSHGLNRFPRFISLIDQGIVNVAATPEKIDTVGFIERWDGNLGPGNLNAYYCMERAIALAKENGMGVVTLKNNNHWMRGGSYGWQAAHANCIGICWTNTLPNMPPWGSTEAKIGNNPMIFAVPRENGEHIVLDMAMSQFSYGQLSNYELKNQSLPVDGGFDTEGHLTKDPVAIQASKRPLPIGYWKGSGLSLMLDLVAMTLSGGRSTLEIGDLDAEYSVSQLFMAFDLSKMPEQSAMYQSIEHTIKDLQNANPSEENNSVRYPGEGTLKKRAENLEKGIPVEPSIWEEVLNL